A genome region from Bdellovibrionales bacterium includes the following:
- a CDS encoding phosphatidate cytidylyltransferase, translating to MLNRWISALCGLALLFSVLYFFGPVGLVIISSLIVLVAAIEYAGLFDATNVWLWIFLGFNSFVYTTQLLFPAWALAVLVFSFVNLAAFGILLFKDLTPEQILAKIQWTLWGVVYTGLFPAFGVGLLLTRGAHPLLFLLVTVFVGDTVALFAGKYFGNTKLFPNISPKKTIAGGVGGLLGSALSGATYIYCVKPDASLLLALLLSLGLGFFAQFGDFFESLIKRVSGKKDTSQLMPGHGGFLDRLDGVYFASALLYFFFTVAGSHSLF from the coding sequence ATGCTCAATCGCTGGATCTCCGCCTTATGTGGACTCGCACTTTTGTTTAGCGTGCTCTACTTTTTTGGTCCTGTGGGTTTAGTGATTATCTCAAGCCTTATCGTTCTTGTTGCCGCCATTGAATACGCTGGGCTTTTTGACGCCACAAATGTTTGGCTCTGGATATTTCTTGGCTTCAACTCTTTTGTTTATACCACACAATTATTATTTCCCGCGTGGGCGCTGGCGGTTTTAGTTTTTTCTTTTGTTAATCTGGCAGCGTTTGGAATTTTACTTTTTAAAGATTTAACTCCTGAGCAAATTCTCGCAAAAATTCAATGGACTCTATGGGGCGTGGTCTACACAGGATTGTTCCCCGCTTTTGGCGTTGGGTTACTTCTCACACGAGGAGCTCATCCTCTCTTGTTTCTTCTCGTCACTGTGTTTGTCGGAGACACCGTCGCACTTTTCGCAGGAAAATATTTTGGAAACACCAAACTGTTCCCTAATATTTCGCCGAAGAAAACCATCGCCGGGGGCGTCGGCGGCCTCCTGGGTTCGGCTCTCTCTGGCGCAACTTACATTTATTGCGTCAAGCCCGATGCCAGTCTCCTCCTCGCTTTACTCCTCTCCCTTGGGCTGGGTTTCTTTGCACAATTCGGTGATTTTTTCGAATCCCTCATTAAACGTGTGTCGGGAAAAAAAGATACGAGCCAGCTTATGCCGGGCCACGGCGGGTTTTTGGACCGACTCGATGGCGTCTACTTCGCCTCAGCACTGCTTTATTTCTTTTTCACCGTTGCTGGTTCCCACTCACTTTTCTAG